The stretch of DNA TCACCCCTTTGAAGTATAGTAGGGATCTGAGCGGAAAGCATATAACCTTATTATAAATGCATCAAATGAAAAAGGTATATGGTCACATAGGATTTATGGAAACGACAAAGGATATGTAAGCATCCGAAACAAGCAGGGGCGGATGCAATTTCAGATATTTTGCAGTATCTTTTCTGATCCGTCTTTCAATATGGAGTGTCAAAACAGCTTATAGACATTACGGAAGAGCAATGGAATTTTTCAAGTGAAACGAAAACATTATTTAACTGCTGAAAACAATAATGCTGGGGAAGCATCAGCCTTCTGAATATAAAGAAAAGGTAAAAGACCTCTATTGTTAATAGATCGGCTTTTACCTTTAGGATGATCCTTTGGTAAAACTAGTATTTTAGCTTGATGAAGCATGTTTCTGATTAGAAATTGTAGGCCTCTCCATCATTTGGGACTAGCACATTGGCATGGATTCCTTTATCATGAATGAAATCCTTTAGCTCTGCCCTCGATAATCCCCAGTGATTCACAGCTTCCATATGAACAGAGATTATTTTTGCGTTGGGAGCGGCTTTATGAACTTCATAAATATCGTCTTTCCCCATGACAAGGGAACCGCCTTCCAGGAATTGATTGTCTCCACCGTTAACGACGATAACTTCCGGGGCATGTTTATGGATTCCTTCTTTGACACCATCATACCAAACGGTATCTCCTGCTACGTATAATGTCTTTTCGCTTGGATGCTTGAAAACAACGCCGCATACTTGGCCTGCAGCTTCCAAGATTGGGCCTCTTCCATGTTCGCCCTTGGTTTTGATTAATTGAATTCCTTCAAAAGTCGTATCCTTCTGCAGTACCTCGACATTTTGGAATCCTGCATCTTTGATTTGTGCTTCATCTTCCTCATTCTGCGTAAATAGCTTTATATCTTTTGGGAGTGCTTCTTTTGCGGCATCGTCCCAATGGTCCAAGTGCAAGTGTGTGACAATAACTGCATCAACGCCATCAAGGATATCATCGATCGATATCGGCAAGTCGGCGAGGGGGTTATTCTGATCCTGCCGTGGTGAGTCAGGGAATGGAGGATAGGCGCCTTTGTCCGCTAACATCGGGTCGATCAAGAACCTTTTCCCTGCATAGCTCACCAGTATGGTTGCATTGCGAATTTGCTGTATCTGCATATTCAGTGGCTCCTTTACTAAAAGTTTTCTTTGTACAATGTATAGTCTATACTGGCTGTAATGGGAGTTACATAACGCAAATCAAGTATTTTGAAGGGTTTACTTGATTAATGAAAGGATTTTTAACATGTTGGATAATACGGACATTCGGATTTTGGAGGAGCTATCCAAGAACAGCCGCGTAACGATGAAGGAATTGGGGGAGAAGGTCCATTTGACTGGACAAGCCACTTCTGCCAGAGTAGCGAAGCTGGAAGATGGCGGTATCATTGAAGGATACACGATCAAAGTGAATCAAGCTGAATTAGGCTGTCATATACATGCTTTCATTACCATTATTACGCAGAGTTTACATCATCAGCCCTATCTTGCATTTATAAAAAAACAGGCGGAATATACGCTTCATCATTATAAAATCAGCGGGGATGGCTGTTATCTCCTTGAATGCAGATTTCCGTCAAATGAGGATTTGGATGAGTTCCTGACACAATTGAACAAGTATGCGAATTACAAATTGACCACTGTCATCAACACCATGGAGTGATCAGCAAACGAGGAAGTATATAAAATGAAGAGGTATCCTGATTGGAGTACCTCCTCATTTCATGTCTTATGATCTTACTTGAAAGCTGGCACATCTATCTTAAAACGATTTTTAACTAAATTTTTCACATCGACGGATGCCTGATCATATGAAATGTCCTTGATTACTTGTATCTCTTCAATCAAGAACTCTTCTGCATTCTTGAATATTTTTTTGTCAGATTGAGACAGACGGCCTTCCGAAGTATGGAAGTGCAGCAAATCTCTTAGTATCTGACTGATTTCTAAAGTGGTACCTGATTTCATCTTGTTGTCTAAGACTTTTGACCGTTCACTTACTGAAGAAGGCAAAGGAACACCATTTTCATAAAAATCCAATTTTACCAATTCTAGTTGCTCTGATGAAATGATGGGGCGCAGGCCATTCTGATTTTCGCTCTGACTTGGGATAAATACATGCAGCTTTTTGTAAGGGAAAAATATCTTGAAATACTCTTTATCCCTCATATATTCCTTCGACTCAATGGTTCCTGTTCCGTGAAATGGATAGAATACACTATCTCCGCCTTTTAGCAAATTAACAATCTCCCTTCAAAGATACCTCTATTATACCACAAAGGAGTTTTTCACTTTTCGTCTGCTCAACTGCTTGCGTTTCACGAATTGTCTTTGAAATATATGATATTGAACAAAATATAATAACAAAAACATATTGACTGTTTATCCTATTTCCTGTAGGATACTCATTATATTAATAAATGAGCGTTGAATGGATCGCAGTAGTGTATGTTCTCCCTGCCAAAAGAGAGCTGACGGATGGTGTAAGTCAGTGCAAAGAACAGCGCGAATTACAATCTGGGAGCTTTTCTTCTTCGAGGCCATGAGGTGAGGGGAAGACGGTTGACAGCCGTTATGAGGAATGAGAGATCGGCATATCGCATGTCGATAATCAGGGTGGTACCGCGATATATTCGTCCCTGCTGGATTATTTCAGCAGGGACTTTTTATATGTATTAGAAAACCCCTGGCTATGCCGGGGGTTCCAGAAAGCTTCAAGCGTGGTAATAAAAAAACCTCACTTCATGGTAGGATAAAGTTGGTTTCCCGACCACTTTATCTCGCCATAGAAGGAGGAGTGCCCTATGAAGGACATGAACAGTTTAGCACATACAACATGGAATTGTAAGTATCACGTAGTATTTGCGCCAAAGTACAGAAGGCAGGTTATTTACGGAAAATACAAAAAGAGTATCGGACAAATTATTAGGGATTTATGTGAACGGAAAGGTGTGATTATCCATGAAGCAAATGCTTGTCCGGATCACATTCATATGTTGATAAGTATCCCGCCGAAATTAAGTGTGTCACAATTTATGGGATACTTAAAAGGGAAAAGTAGTTTAATGATATTCGATCGTCATGCCAATTTAAAATATAGATATGGAAATCGAAAATTTTGGTGTCGAGGATTCTATGTTGATACAGTCGGGAGAAATAAGAAACAAATACAAGAATATATTAGGAATCAGCTAAAAGAGGACTATATGGGCGATCAATTGACATTATTCGAAGAGTACGATCCATTTACAGGAGAAAAAAATCGGAAGAAATAAAGAAATTCTTTAGAATTGGTGAGTAGATGTGGTGCAAGAGGGAACCCATTCAGCGGGCCTTTGAGGCCTAGGCCGGTAACAAAGGCTTTTAGCCGCAGAACAAACCACCAGTTCACACTGGTGGTTTTGATTGTTTTGATAAGCTAAATATTGGATAAGCGATGAATGGATTGAAGTAGTGCATGTTCTCCCTGATACAGAGAGCTGACGGATGGTGCGAGTCAGCGCAAAGAACAGCATGAATTACGATCCTGGAGCTTTTCTTCCTCGAAGCCAAGAGGTGAGGGGAAGACGGTTGACAGCCGTTATGAGGAATGAGAGATCGGCATATTGTATGTCGATAATCAGGGTGGTACCGCGATTATTTCGTCCCTGCTGAATGATTTCAGCAGGGACTTTTTGTTTTGGAAAATGAATAACAGATAAGTGATGAATGGATGATAGTAGTGCATGTTCTCCCTGAACCAGAGAGCTGACGGATGGTGCGAGTCAGTATAAAGAACAGCATGAATTACGATCCTGGAGCTTTCTTCCTCGAAGCC from Terribacillus sp. FSL K6-0262 encodes:
- a CDS encoding MBL fold metallo-hydrolase translates to MQIQQIRNATILVSYAGKRFLIDPMLADKGAYPPFPDSPRQDQNNPLADLPISIDDILDGVDAVIVTHLHLDHWDDAAKEALPKDIKLFTQNEEDEAQIKDAGFQNVEVLQKDTTFEGIQLIKTKGEHGRGPILEAAGQVCGVVFKHPSEKTLYVAGDTVWYDGVKEGIHKHAPEVIVVNGGDNQFLEGGSLVMGKDDIYEVHKAAPNAKIISVHMEAVNHWGLSRAELKDFIHDKGIHANVLVPNDGEAYNF
- a CDS encoding Lrp/AsnC family transcriptional regulator — encoded protein: MLDNTDIRILEELSKNSRVTMKELGEKVHLTGQATSARVAKLEDGGIIEGYTIKVNQAELGCHIHAFITIITQSLHHQPYLAFIKKQAEYTLHHYKISGDGCYLLECRFPSNEDLDEFLTQLNKYANYKLTTVINTME
- a CDS encoding CarD family transcriptional regulator, giving the protein MLKGGDSVFYPFHGTGTIESKEYMRDKEYFKIFFPYKKLHVFIPSQSENQNGLRPIISSEQLELVKLDFYENGVPLPSSVSERSKVLDNKMKSGTTLEISQILRDLLHFHTSEGRLSQSDKKIFKNAEEFLIEEIQVIKDISYDQASVDVKNLVKNRFKIDVPAFK
- the tnpA gene encoding IS200/IS605 family transposase translates to MKDMNSLAHTTWNCKYHVVFAPKYRRQVIYGKYKKSIGQIIRDLCERKGVIIHEANACPDHIHMLISIPPKLSVSQFMGYLKGKSSLMIFDRHANLKYRYGNRKFWCRGFYVDTVGRNKKQIQEYIRNQLKEDYMGDQLTLFEEYDPFTGEKNRKK